The proteins below are encoded in one region of Actinomycetota bacterium:
- the smpB gene encoding SsrA-binding protein SmpB, which translates to MSTDYKPIASNRKAFHDYFIEDKYEAGIELKGTEVKSLRSGLANLKESYCVVRDEQVFIVGLHISPYEQGNIHNVDPDRDRRLLLHKREINSLIGKTREKGLALIPTKLYFKGRRAKLEFGIARGKKLYDKRRDLADKDAKREMERSLRERQKQ; encoded by the coding sequence ATGTCGACTGACTACAAACCAATCGCCAGCAACCGCAAGGCCTTCCACGACTATTTCATCGAGGATAAGTACGAGGCGGGCATCGAGCTGAAGGGCACCGAGGTCAAATCGCTCCGGTCCGGACTCGCCAACCTCAAGGAAAGCTACTGCGTGGTCCGCGACGAGCAGGTCTTTATCGTCGGCCTGCACATCAGCCCCTACGAGCAGGGAAACATCCATAATGTCGATCCCGACAGGGACCGCCGGCTGCTGCTGCACAAGCGCGAGATCAACTCGCTCATCGGCAAGACCCGGGAGAAGGGCCTGGCCCTGATCCCGACAAAACTTTATTTCAAGGGCCGCCGCGCCAAGCTCGAGTTCGGCATCGCCCGCGGCAAGAAGCTCTATGACAAGCGGCGCGATCTCGCTGACAAAGATGCGAAGCGCGAGATGGAGCGGAGTTTGCGCGAGCGGCAGAAACAGTGA
- a CDS encoding RNB domain-containing ribonuclease, with translation MLSKHGKIFRAEPLFGDLKNDIFVGRKALNGARPGELVVLRPDGRGRGEVVRRLGKADSLAALMEGILTFYKVPRGFSPAALAEADEQAALSGEADSGRGDLTSLVSFTIDPDEAKDFDDAISLVAGPGDGEVTLYVHIADVSYFVPPDSAIDREAERKACSVYMPVAVEPMLPPRLSSDACSLRAGFDRKCVTVEMVFDWDGWEAGNGTDSRQGQPGEQSRGDDAGKEAGVEPMLPTKVRFFRSLIHSRRRLTYNEVDDFFEGAAGLSEPGEQLEPGRDDIDATGLEALLERSRRLAGDLRDARHARGALAIQTFEPEFRLADDGGVIGVRPRPESESHALIEEFMIAANEAVARFLEHRRSNCIYRVHEQPDATAVDALFDLLEDLGVPAPHFSLAGGTPDKAGKAIRDLLRSLPQVLSETQRNRSVFGEIVLRSLKQARYLEDNLGHFGLASEAYLHFTSPIRRYPDLVVHRALLRELHLEDYSCNRLELAEVALTSSENERRAALVERTADDIVLAFLLDRLLFEEGWDKVFEGEIVSIIPSGLFVRFEECYEGYVPARQLRGDYYAISDTGGALIGRRSGRPFRLGDRMTIRVVRIDKLRGKVELEPAR, from the coding sequence GTGCTCTCGAAACACGGCAAGATCTTTCGGGCTGAACCGCTCTTCGGCGACCTCAAGAATGACATCTTTGTGGGGCGCAAGGCCCTGAACGGAGCCCGCCCGGGCGAACTGGTGGTGTTGCGGCCGGACGGCCGCGGCCGAGGCGAGGTAGTGAGGCGGCTGGGCAAGGCCGACTCGCTGGCGGCGCTGATGGAAGGGATACTCACTTTCTATAAGGTGCCGCGCGGATTCTCGCCGGCGGCGCTGGCCGAAGCCGACGAGCAGGCCGCTCTTTCCGGTGAAGCTGACAGTGGCCGAGGTGATCTCACCAGCCTGGTCTCATTCACCATCGATCCCGACGAGGCGAAAGATTTCGACGACGCAATCTCGCTGGTGGCAGGTCCCGGCGACGGCGAGGTCACCCTTTATGTGCACATCGCTGACGTGAGCTACTTCGTGCCGCCTGATTCCGCCATCGACCGCGAGGCTGAGCGCAAGGCCTGCAGCGTCTACATGCCCGTGGCGGTTGAGCCGATGCTGCCGCCGAGGCTGTCCAGCGATGCCTGCAGCCTGCGCGCCGGCTTCGACCGCAAGTGTGTCACTGTTGAGATGGTGTTCGACTGGGACGGGTGGGAAGCCGGCAATGGCACCGATAGCAGGCAGGGTCAGCCGGGGGAACAATCGCGTGGTGATGACGCCGGCAAAGAAGCCGGAGTGGAACCGATGCTTCCCACAAAGGTCCGCTTTTTCCGCAGCCTGATCCATAGCCGGCGGCGCCTGACCTATAACGAGGTGGATGACTTTTTCGAGGGCGCGGCTGGACTCAGCGAACCGGGTGAGCAGCTCGAGCCAGGCCGCGATGACATCGATGCCACCGGCCTCGAAGCGCTGCTGGAGCGCAGCCGGCGGCTGGCGGGCGACCTGCGCGATGCCCGGCACGCCCGCGGCGCCCTTGCCATCCAGACCTTCGAGCCCGAGTTCCGCCTGGCTGATGACGGCGGTGTGATCGGCGTGAGGCCGCGACCCGAGTCTGAATCTCACGCGCTTATCGAGGAGTTCATGATCGCCGCCAACGAGGCGGTCGCCCGTTTCCTGGAGCACCGGCGCAGTAACTGTATCTACCGGGTACATGAGCAGCCCGACGCGACCGCGGTAGACGCCCTTTTCGACCTGCTGGAAGACCTGGGCGTGCCGGCGCCGCATTTCTCGCTGGCCGGGGGGACGCCGGATAAAGCCGGCAAGGCTATCCGCGACCTGCTGCGCTCACTGCCGCAGGTGCTCAGTGAGACCCAGCGGAACCGTTCTGTCTTCGGCGAGATAGTGCTTCGCTCCCTGAAACAGGCCCGCTACCTGGAGGATAACCTGGGCCATTTCGGCCTGGCTTCGGAGGCCTATCTGCACTTCACCTCGCCGATCCGCCGCTATCCGGATCTGGTCGTGCACCGGGCGCTGCTGCGGGAGCTGCATCTGGAAGATTACAGCTGCAATCGGCTGGAGCTCGCTGAAGTCGCGTTGACCAGTTCCGAGAATGAGCGGCGCGCAGCGCTGGTCGAGCGTACTGCCGACGACATCGTCCTCGCCTTCCTGCTCGACCGGCTGCTCTTCGAGGAGGGCTGGGACAAGGTCTTCGAGGGAGAGATCGTCAGCATCATCCCGTCAGGGCTCTTCGTGCGCTTCGAGGAATGCTACGAAGGCTATGTGCCGGCGCGCCAGCTGCGGGGAGATTATTATGCGATCAGTGACACCGGTGGCGCGCTCATCGGACGGCGTTCGGGGCGTCCCTTCCGCCTTGGCGACCGCATGACCATCAGGGTCGTGCGGATCGACAAGCTCAGGGGGAAGGTGGAGCTGGAGCCAGCAAGGTAG